The segment CACGAGACGCTCATCGGCACCGTGCGCAACGTCGGCTACCGCTTCGTCGCCACCACCCCCGACACCGAGGAGCGTCCCTCACAGGCCGCCTCGAGGGTCCCGGGTCCAGGCGCCCGCGCCTGACGGACCACGACGCGCCGCAGGTCAGCCCCGCAGCATCAGGGCGGCCACGGTGACGCCGGATGCCACGACGAGCGCACGCAGGACCAGGTCGGGCAGGCGTCGACCGATGATCGACCCGACGTAGCCGCCGCCGACGGACCCGGCCCCGAGCAGGAGCACGACGGTCCAGTCCAGGGGTGCGACGAAGACGAAGATCGCGGTCGCGACGAGGTTGGACGCGAGGATCGCGCCCGTGCGCAGTGCGCTGATCACGGCCATCGGCAGCTCCAGCCCGAAGGCCAGCACGGCGATCATCATGACGCCCTGCCCGGCGCCGAAGTAGCCGCCGTAGACCCCGCACGCCGCGGTGCCGAGCCCCACGCCGGCGCCCACCCGCGGCGGGCCGGTCACGTGGTCGGGGCCCCGCCGGGACCGGACCCGTCGCGAGATGAGCGGCTGCGTG is part of the Aeromicrobium sp. Leaf245 genome and harbors:
- a CDS encoding sulfite exporter TauE/SafE family protein; translation: MSAGEVAAIVAAGFGAGIATASIGVASLVSFPVLVALGVPPVTANASNTVGLVPAGLSGSFGYRRELSLHPRVTATVLGLSGLFAVVGALLLLRLPSSVFESAVPWLILFACSLVATQPLISRRVRSRRGPDHVTGPPRVGAGVGLGTAACGVYGGYFGAGQGVMMIAVLAFGLELPMAVISALRTGAILASNLVATAIFVFVAPLDWTVVLLLGAGSVGGGYVGSIIGRRLPDLVLRALVVASGVTVAALMLRG